In one window of Leptospira sp. GIMC2001 DNA:
- a CDS encoding LIC_10030 family protein: MKLDEVAKLNKLLAGISGINIPLRIYIDNLHCPYLELEGEYILPPCSVLDGVGYDTAKQYLKEISRLVPELISGMQVLPFPRPKKDSSKLFLVQRIEGEQEFLLLIVLDVAHLGGIQNDKIVKKANQSQTISIRTNRIYFTSKIIPIEKIYIDKGNIVNFDGYEVTEWIEKQRKNVKQLETELENRIRPFSDLFDDADFSTQEKLIAEHLGINRENWRLGKVYSPIGIEHLCFSIRFLEARKQTILETWNMIRDSFWDGLTSNENLEKGVTIALHNYLSNFDSKLEYSQSDNPRWLITKRA, encoded by the coding sequence TTGAAACTTGACGAAGTAGCAAAGCTCAATAAATTATTGGCAGGAATTTCAGGCATTAACATTCCTCTCAGAATTTACATTGATAATTTGCATTGCCCATATTTGGAATTAGAAGGTGAATATATTTTGCCTCCTTGTTCCGTTCTGGATGGCGTTGGCTATGACACAGCGAAGCAATATCTAAAAGAAATTTCCCGATTAGTTCCTGAACTAATATCGGGAATGCAAGTTCTGCCTTTTCCACGACCCAAGAAAGACTCGAGTAAACTATTCCTAGTGCAAAGAATAGAAGGAGAACAAGAGTTCTTGTTACTAATCGTTTTGGATGTTGCCCATCTAGGTGGAATTCAGAATGATAAAATTGTAAAAAAAGCAAATCAATCGCAAACCATCAGTATTAGAACGAATCGCATCTATTTTACTAGCAAGATCATTCCCATTGAAAAAATCTATATCGATAAAGGAAATATTGTTAATTTCGATGGTTACGAAGTCACAGAATGGATCGAGAAACAACGCAAAAATGTAAAACAACTTGAGACAGAATTGGAAAACAGAATTCGTCCTTTCTCAGATCTTTTTGATGATGCAGATTTCTCAACTCAAGAAAAATTGATCGCTGAGCATCTTGGTATAAACAGAGAAAATTGGAGATTGGGTAAAGTATATAGCCCGATAGGCATTGAACATCTATGTTTTTCAATAAGGTTCTTGGAAGCAAGGAAGCAAACAATTTTGGAAACGTGGAATATGATTAGAGATTCCTTCTGGGATGGGCTTACTAGCAATGAGAATTTAGAAAAAGGCGTTACTATTGCTTTGCATAATTATTTATCAAATTTTGACTCTAAGTTAGAATATTCGCAATCAGACAATCCGCGCTGGTTGATTACAAAGAGAGCTTAA
- a CDS encoding inositol monophosphatase family protein gives MSTSSGTIEFPMDQTQRRVEVIKANSPGFMLAARKLQKELRLFRAKNDQEEKDHINSSDRMMGDFLMDFFIKSFPKDSIVMEDKEAIQGSTGFKWVIDPIDGSMNFVRGLPMYAISIGLEYREGPVAGVVLVPCLEDIYSAILGEGATKNGDTIFPSSTTELSRSIFAPNLPSHRAKQINEIMSDLTALVTYARSIRRSGSVVLDLCWIAEGCLDGLWEKSVKHWDLCATSVILNEAGGKITDYDGKHYWNGLPEIVATNSFLHEPILEVLKNARLSIGRN, from the coding sequence ATGAGCACTTCATCTGGAACTATAGAATTTCCCATGGATCAAACCCAAAGAAGGGTAGAGGTGATCAAAGCCAATTCTCCTGGTTTTATGTTGGCTGCAAGAAAACTTCAGAAAGAATTACGATTGTTTCGGGCAAAAAATGACCAGGAAGAAAAAGATCATATCAATAGTTCGGATCGAATGATGGGTGATTTTTTGATGGATTTTTTTATAAAATCTTTTCCAAAAGATTCCATCGTTATGGAAGATAAAGAAGCTATTCAAGGTTCAACAGGCTTCAAATGGGTAATAGATCCAATTGATGGTTCAATGAATTTTGTTCGAGGTCTTCCTATGTATGCGATATCAATAGGATTAGAATATCGTGAAGGCCCAGTTGCCGGCGTTGTCCTAGTTCCATGTCTCGAAGACATCTATAGCGCAATCTTGGGTGAAGGGGCAACAAAAAATGGAGATACAATTTTTCCATCTTCGACTACCGAATTATCGCGCTCAATTTTTGCTCCGAACTTACCATCTCATCGAGCCAAACAGATTAATGAAATTATGTCTGATCTCACTGCACTGGTTACCTATGCCCGTAGTATTCGTAGAAGTGGCTCAGTCGTACTTGATCTATGTTGGATTGCCGAGGGATGTCTTGACGGTTTATGGGAGAAAAGTGTAAAGCATTGGGATCTATGTGCTACTTCTGTAATTCTAAATGAGGCTGGCGGAAAAATCACTGATTATGATGGAAAGCATTATTGGAATGGACTTCCAGAGATTGTTGCAACAAATTCTTTCCTTCACGAACCAATTCTTGAAGTTCTGAAGAATGCAAGATTATCCATCGGTAGAAATTAA
- a CDS encoding NAD(P)-dependent oxidoreductase codes for MSKTLSLFGVGVMGRGIIKNLLEKTDWNLRLYARSPEKISDIQSDRIFISSDPIAAVTNSDICIICLTDDDSIRGIVLNDLFISKAPEIICDVGTTSLDLTLEIYKVYKNVGKTFCDSPMTGSKLAAQDGKILYMLGGNDLIFNSLNEFYKATGRKVIRCGDAVGSGQKAKQALNMIQAGILQIYMEGMSLAKKSGIDEKVLYEVIDNSAAKSGISDFKIPMVMNKNYETHFALKNMYKDLMHSYKLALDVGANIPLSFSLNSIYSAGMKSGLGDKDFCSLAEINKQLNGLD; via the coding sequence ATGAGTAAAACTTTATCTCTATTCGGTGTTGGAGTTATGGGTCGAGGTATTATAAAAAACCTTCTCGAGAAAACAGATTGGAATCTAAGACTTTATGCTCGCTCACCTGAAAAAATTTCTGACATTCAGAGCGATCGAATATTTATCTCGAGTGATCCGATCGCTGCGGTTACTAATAGCGATATTTGCATCATTTGTCTAACAGATGACGATAGTATTAGAGGCATCGTCTTGAATGATTTGTTTATATCCAAGGCACCTGAGATCATATGTGATGTTGGAACAACTTCACTAGATTTAACTTTAGAAATTTATAAAGTTTATAAGAATGTTGGTAAGACCTTTTGTGATTCTCCGATGACAGGAAGTAAACTTGCCGCTCAAGACGGAAAGATTTTATATATGTTAGGTGGAAATGATTTAATTTTTAATAGTCTCAATGAATTTTACAAGGCTACAGGCAGAAAAGTCATTCGATGCGGTGATGCAGTTGGTTCTGGACAAAAAGCTAAGCAGGCACTGAACATGATTCAAGCAGGAATTCTTCAAATCTATATGGAAGGAATGTCTCTCGCTAAAAAATCTGGAATCGATGAAAAAGTGCTATATGAAGTCATAGATAATTCTGCCGCTAAATCAGGAATCTCTGATTTTAAAATTCCTATGGTTATGAACAAGAATTATGAAACGCATTTTGCTTTAAAGAATATGTACAAAGATCTAATGCACTCATATAAATTAGCGCTTGATGTTGGTGCCAATATTCCACTCAGTTTTTCTTTAAATTCAATTTATTCTGCGGGAATGAAGTCCGGATTGGGTGACAAAGATTTTTGTTCCCTTGCGGAAATAAATAAGCAGTTGAATGGATTGGACTAG